The region ttgtaaaaaatatttcagtGAATTCGTTAATAAAGCCTTATCAACCCAATTTGGCAGAGCTACTTGAATCCTTGACAAGAGGTTGTGATTACCGTCTTGTCAATCCCTTTCTTTATCAAGCTAAAAAGAGTCCgataatatatattctttatttgtTGCTGTCTAAATTCTCCATTTGATGATGTGATGGGCTACTTGCAGATTTGGTTTGTATTATTCTTCGTCGATGATCTCTTTCTTTCGTAGTATCGTTGCCGCGTAAGCAAAGGTGGCTAAAATATAGCCAGCGTATTATCTTCATGACGGCGTCAGTATTTGAATTACCTTTACGTCTGCATTAGTGTTTGAAATTATCGTAgagtatgttttttaaaatattatatatatatatataatattatcatattattattttaaaaaatataatctttaaaaacatgattgcacttaaaaaacaaacactggCGCCAGCCTTTCAGTGTGCCATGGATCTGTGGTCCCATTTATATCAACGACTAAGGCTTGAGGAAGTTGATGTAGACACCGGGACTCTATGTTGTGgtcccaaatttattttactgAGGTTTTTTTTAACCCCTATCAAGCCTGTACGAACCCAAATCGACGATGCATGGCCCTAGAAGATTGGTTAtgagtgctttttaaataattttttatattaaaatacatgttaatgatatttttttattttttaaaaattatttttaatatcagcacatcaaaacaatacaaaacgtataaaccatattaaattttaacaaaaaaaaaattcaaattttttaagaacacaGATTGAACCGTGTTTCCAAACATACTCTAAATCTAATGTTGTAGGTGATGGCTCATGCGCAAGTGAGTAATTACTCCATTTATTCTCATCTTCAAATCTGAAaacgttgatgatttttttttcaatggatgataatttcatatatatatatatattgattaattttatgaattttaaatttaataattatataaatatttaataactctgaaatttatagaatttaaattgataattttaaaaaaacaaacctataACTTGATCAATTGAGTTACACTTCTTATttgatagtgattttttttattaatgtaggtATTTGGGTCAGTTTGCACGTATCACGACTAATTATACAGACTTTGAAATTAACGATAATATAAGTTTTAGTAGCCTTAAATTtgtgaatttaaattaataatttatatgaaataaatctaaaacttgacaaaactaaattttttaggtttgaacatgtgtttgggaacgcggtgtaaattgtgttcccaaaaaattttaattttttttattaaaatttaatatgatttgtacattttgaattattttgatgtgatgatattaaaaataatttttaaaaaataaaaaaatcattaacatgtattttaatataaaaaattatttaaaaaacaaccattaacaCACTACCAAACAACCGCTAAATCTTCTCCCGCGAGTGTTTTTATATGATCATATCTTCCACTGTGTACTGTAGtcagtaatgaaaaaaaagtagtgGTGGTATAATGATGGTGAAGTGGCACTGATAAAGAAGTGATGGAGATGGAGCGATGATGTTTATAAGATGTTGTTGTTGCATTAATCATGAAAGTGACAGCAGGTTGGTTGCATTTAATTTGTTCTTGAAATGTATCttagaaaaaagataattttatcccaattatatatttaaaaggttttttttaaggataattttgttattatattattttaattcataataatttatgtttagataaataataaaagagataCTAAGCTTTTTTTAGTCTAGTAAAAGGGACATTAAACTTCATTggtatattatataatttggtATTATAATgttatgtgattttttaaaatattttttagtttatttttatttttaatattaatatattaaaattattgaataatatttaaaaaaatttaaatttaattttttttaataaaaagtaatttaaaaaacagaaattgacattgtacaaaaaaataaaacacttagtGGAATGatggtggtaaaaaaaaaaatgatgtgacGAGGTAGTGGTGGGGGCAGTAACTATGCTAGCAGCGTTGGATGCTGACCTCAGATCTGATCgagtggcggcggcggcggcgatTAGGGTGTTGTTTAATCGAATCTTTCGCGGTCTATGTTCATGGAGCCATTGAGAAATGACGTGGTTTCTGGACATCTCTAAGGTACCTAAACAGAATAATGATTGCGTCTACGAATCTGGTTCGTCACGCGCTCTACTCTTTGAACCTTCTTCCTATCACGTCCTAGTACACTCCATGCATCTCCTCCGTTTGCGGGCtagttcattttctttattactCCCGTTACTTTATTGCCAATTATAGAAATACACAGTCAGAGCCACCTTGATTCCTGACCACAAATTACCAGAGCTGTTTTCCTCCATTTGTTTCCATTTAGACGGCAAACACTAACTTGGAAAATATCAAATCTAAATCACCCCTGCCTAGGATTAGATTAACAtcaatttatgatatttgtGTTTGTTAGATGTTTGATTGATATTTTAGAGTGCGATCAGGATAATATTTCAGAGTATGATAATTATTGTagtttaaaatgtattttattaaaaattatattttttatttttaaaaattaattttaatattaatatattaaaacaatatgaaaacataaaataattaatttaattctttttaaaaattttaaaaattgatttatttgaaattacgATAGcagtgatgttttttatttataaatatattaaaataaatttgttttaaaattatttttaacattagtattGAAACACATAAATTACTAACTTGGAAAATATCAAATCTAAATCACCCCTACCTAGGATAGATTAACAtcaatttatgatatttgtGTTTGTTAGATGTTTGATTGATATTTTAGAGTGCGACAAGGATGATATTTCAGAGTATGATAATTATTGTagtttaaaatgtattttattaaataatatatttttatttttttaaaattaattttaatattaatatattaaaacaatctgaaaacataaaataattaatttaattatttttaaaaattttaaaaattgatttgtttgaaattatgataGCAGTGatggtttaaaatgttttttatttataaatatattaaaataattttttttaaaaattatttttaacattagtattgaaaaacataattttttttaaaaacttttaaataacaTTCATCGGATTCCCAAACAAATCCGACAAGTGACCTCAACACAGAAATTAAACCCGCagcaaaaacatacaaaaattcCAACAGGCCCGCCAAATTTCGCAGCCAATAACCAACCTTCCAGCCAATAACCAACCTTCCAGCCAAAAATATCAAATCTTCCCCCGAATTTTGACAATTAGATTCCCACATTTAACCCCAATCATTAGTTAACATGACAGCTTTCATCATTAATCaaactttcatttaaaaagCTGCActcatattttcttgtttgattttttctgttttagttTCAACAATAATCCATACAGCTATCCAAGTTTTCAACGCGCTGAAACtaaatcctttttatttatttttggttttacaCAACTCGTCGACGCTGTGGAATCTAAAATATTCTAATGAATTTATTAATCTGGAATTTTGATAATCTACTGCTACACGTGATTTCCGTTGTGGTTCTTGTGGAGCCACGATAGAAAAGCAACTTGCCTTCCGCATCACAAGCTTGGGAAAGAGGGACCTGCGTGACTACTgtcctcgtttttttttttttttcaaatccgaCGCACCACCGGTGCGCATGGAGAGAACCTTCGCCTCTTCAGGCTCTCGGGATCTCCCCACAATCTCTGTaccctcctcttcctcttcatcaCTCGGACCCTCCATGCCGACCCGACCCGTCAAAATCATTCCTCTTCAACATCCAAACACGACGACGTCTCCCTCCTTGAATCCCCTGCCTGGGGCCCTGTTCTCGAGATGGACAGCAAAAGTTAAACGAACCACCCTGGCTCAGTGGATCGACACGTTTCTCCCATGTTGCCGTTGGATTAGAACTTATAAATGGCGCGAGTATTTCCAGCCTGATCTCATGGCCGGTCTCACCGTCGGTGTCATGCTCGTTCCCCAGGTAATTCCACTCCTTCTCTTTACAAAAAGAATCTGCAATCCTCCTTTGCTAGTTAGCTATAAGCCGCTGAATTTCTTCAAGTGTTTGGCTCtaaggaaaatgaaagaaaagaaaaaagtcgaCGACTCTGCAGCTGTTTTCAGTTTCTCTAAGTTGTCCGAGTCGAACTCAGCTAATTTtgattttgctttcttttctattcaatCAGTTGCTGAGTTAAGTAACTTgttaatctttctttctttcttttttctgtaattttcgTGTGCTTTCTCGGTAACCAAACAGAGTCTTACAGTTGTCAACAGTTCACGTAGTGCATGTCTCTGCCTTGTTTGATTAGTCATGGTTGTTGCGGAGGCAATTACTCAACTGAGATTGATTGGATTCACTGGATTTGGTTTTACTGGAGATGCTGTTTAGATTGAGAGAATTTTTCAAGgattaatgatattatttttttgttttagattaggTCGTGTTTGGTTAAATGACGTGTTGAGTGTGGAATTTCGATATGTCTGCAACCAAACACAGCCTTCTGTGATTTTGCTCTTTCCCTCTGAGTCAGATTTTAGCATATTAAACGTAATATAATGTTGCTGCTAGCATTGTGTATTATTTAAGATTTATGTAGACTGGTTGGattattcattcatttattttttgttgtaatgAACAGGCAATGTCTTATGCGAAATTGGCAGGACTGCACCCAATTTATGGATTATGTAAGTTACCATAAGATCAAAACTGCTATAAATCTTACTTCTTTTGATAAGGTTTTTGTTGAAAACATGGTCATGAATGTTCGGATTCAGAAATTCCCTGTAATAGCATAGTTCTTGCAGTGCTTGCCAAGAAAAATTCTGTGGCAGAATTTTAAAGCacaaaaatatgataaaataaataatttataattcagtTTGATAATAATTAGATATCGTAGCACCTTACACAGATGAAAGATGATCTAATCATGACAGCATCTATTATCTTTTGAACTGATATCATAGTTCGattattttacatatatatgATGACTTCTAGGTATTGGTTTTCTTCTCTCACCTCACTTCACCATACCATCACATATGccactccccccccccccccctctttttaACTCTAGAATGGTTGTGTTGGTTTTGCAAGGTAGACACTGGTTTTGTACCGATATTTGTGTATGCCATATTTGGGTCATCTCGGCAACTTGCAATTGGACCGGTGGCATTGGTTTCTCTGCTAGTCTCTAATGTATTGGGTGGAATTGTCAATTCATCTGATGAGTTATACACAGAACTTGCGATATTATTGGCATTTATGGTTGGAATATTGGAATGCATAATGGCACTTTTGAGGTACTACGTTCAATGTATtagttataaaatttctttCGCATTCTGAATTCATTAAGCTATTAATATGCGTGTTTTCCTCTTTGCTGTAGGCTTGGATGGCTTATCCGCTTCATCAGCCACTCTGTGATTTCTGGCTTCACTAGTGCTTCAGCCATTGTTATTGCACTGTCCCAAGCAAAGTATTTCTTGGGGTATGATATTGTACGAAGTAGCAAGATTGTGCCGTTGATTAAAAGCATAATATCTGGAGCACATAAGGTATGGATTATTCATGTTGAGAGATAATTTGTTGCAATCTGTTATTTGTGGCTTGTTAAATTAAGAGAATAGTTTTACATATTTTAGGGTCACGAAGGGCTTATCGAAAAAGGTGTTCTGGCCCAATGATTAAATTGTGTGAAGTGGATGGTGGTAATTTTTTGCATGTAGTCATATGGTAGTACCATGATCCCGATCTTGCCCCATGTTTCTGGCagctaccattttttttttttatatatatatatatgaattggcTGCTACCAATCTTCAACCACTGGTTTTATGATTGTTTGATGGCTGATAACTAGAACTtcatgttataatatttttaaaaacttgagtTTATGCACCCTGAATTTCccctttataatttatttttagtcctTTTATTTAATGTGATTTGTGAATCAACTAGCTGTGATCTTATCTTCCTGTTCGATGTTTGCTGTTATTTACTACCACTCATCAATTCTTTCTTTAACAACAGGTGATGTTTTCCTTTTGTAGTTCTCTTGGCCTCCTTTTGTGATGGGATCTTGCATTCTTGCAATACTTTTGGTCATGAAACATTTGGTATGAAATCACTTAAGATTTTAGTGGTAACTGGTAGGAAGTGTCTCTTCCTGGATCTCGTTTATgacatcaaatttttattttaagggaaAATCAAGGAAGCAGTTCAGGTTCCTACGGGCAGCAGGTCCACTTACAGGAGTTGTTTTGGGTACACTTCTTGTGAAAATGTTTCATCCATCCTCGATTTCTTTGGTGAGAATGACATATAAAGTGAATGCATCGTAAAGctatttatttcatatataagAATAGATTTATCGATCCTTTATCTCCCTGATGAGATGAGGTAATTTGAATGCTGATCCCTTTCTAATGTCTACGCTCTTTTCTAAGTAGTGCTTGTTTATTctgttctgtttttgttttttttttcccactcaTCTTATAACCTCAATCTCTACACCAAGTTGATGAACATTTTGTAGTTTGGAGACTCACATTTTGCATTGTGAGAGacagttttttgtgttttatgtgattttttacCTGGATTTATTTACAATAACAAAATGTAGAAAAAGAAACATCTCAGCTTTTGCCTTGGAACTCAAGTTTTATTGTCACATCTTACTGGACTGTCCTTATGTGTCTGGAATCTAGTTGATTTGAATGTGCTACAGCTGGTTGCTACGAGGCATTTGCTTTCTACCAATCTTAGCTACAAGGCCAATTTGATCTATGCTTTAATTGGACTCTCCTAAGCCCAAGTATCTGAGAAATTCCGTGTTTCGTTTCATTGCCTACATTGAAACCACGTTATTTTTAGAACTGCCAATATGCCATTTACTGGCTTAATATTTGTTTCATTGCTCCAACCTAGAATAATCGTTCTAGATTTAGGGTACTTGTCTTCACAGTGTCACTGAATTTCCATTGTCGTAGGAATTTAACTGAGAGAACAATCAATATGTCCAACCTCTTCTCTCTTTGAACAACCAAGGACCGAATTTTGCATGTAATAATAGTTTTGGATCTTAGGGAGGATGTAACATGAGGTAGAGGAATGCAAAACCAGCAAAGTGGTTTTCCTGCTTCACTAGGTCATTCCTGTCCTGTCACAGAGTTGACACTATTATTGATCTTGGCGAATGAAACTTTGGATTCCAAATAAACTTCATGgtaacatgttttatttataaatgttttctCTCAACTGTTTCCTTGTTTGGTGAATGCCATATTTCCATTTCAAACAAATCATCCCAGAATTGACAGGGATTAAAAGTATGGCGTTGTTTTAGGTAGGAGAGATACCCCAGGGACTCCCAAGCTTCTCTTTTCCGAAAAAATTCGAGTATGCAAAGTCTTTAATTCCAACAGCAATGCTTATTACTGGAGTAGCCATATTGGTAAGAGAGGTTTTGAGGATCATCTGCTTGCAATActgctttttaaatttgagttgtTCCGCATCCATTCAaattaatctttgaaatttaggAATCTGTTGGGATTGCTAAAGCATTGGCAGCAAAGAATGGGTATGAGTTGGATTCAAGTCAAGAGGTATGTTTTAGAAATAGAAATGGAAGGTGCCGAtaagcattttgttttttgagggTGAATGTAGCATACTAGATGCCTCCATTCTCCATGAATATAGGATGATCACCCCTGCTACAAACTTTTATTTGTGCTAGTTGATTTCCTTTTTGGTTGTGCAAATAAATAAGAGGCCTAATTGAAACTTATTGGCTGGTTCTCTATTTATGGTCTAGACTTTAGCataacaaaatgaatttttaactttgtttctctttcaacaGTTGTTCGGTCTTGGTTTGGCCAATATCATGGGCTCATTATTTTCAGCATACCCTTCAACAGGTGGGATTTCTGGGAGGTGCTAAAAGCTCCAAGTTTAACCATGGATTTGACTTTGATAACCTGTTTTTGTCCTTCATCATCTGTTTATTCCTGAAGTTTGTATTGGAATGTCATTCAATAAAATGAGAGCTTCTTTTTCTATAAGCAGGCTCATTTTCTAGGTCAGCTGTAAATAATGAAGGTGGGGCTAAAACCGGCTTATCTGGAGTTGTAGCTGGAATAATTATGGGCTGTTCTCTTTTATTCTTGACTCCGTTATTTGAATACATACCACAGGTTTGTTTCTATGTCCCTGCTGTTACATTTGTTTTGCAATAAAAAGGTTGTGAAAACTGTAGAGAAAGAGGCTGTCTGGACAGTATTCTGTCATGTCTATCAAATAAATTCTGACTTGAAGCGCTCTGCAATTCTTGTCCTAGAAAATTAATGTGTTTGAGATGTGTGATAGTACCAAGCAAATCACTTTTCAATGCCTTTTCCCCTTATCTAAAGTATCATTGTCGTTATCATTGTGTTCGTTGAGGAGcctaaatattcttttatttcaaattggAAGCTAATTGAGGATTTTGTGGTTTCTACTCTTTGCAGTGTGCTCTAGCTGCAATAGTAGTATCTGCTGTGATGGGCCTGGTAAGTATGATAAAATCACAAGCTGAGGAATCGACTACAAATTCTGTTTAACATCTATGCTTTCCaagtttgtctttttttcttggtaatAAAAGGGGCTAAACGCCCAGAGTAACAAGAATTTATATACAGACTAGACGGGGAATAGCTACCCCAATAATATCTTGATACAGTAGATTAGACATTCCAACTGGCAAGGAATCAAAATAGTGAGTTCCAATCTCCATAGAAAGGGCTTGATTGGCCAACTAATCCACACACTGATTACCTTCCTTATAAGTATGACTCGTATAAATCTCCCAATCACGCTTGAGAAAACTCATAACCTCGTTGAATAATGGATCGTGAATGAATGAGGAAGAGACCTTATTAGTAGCATCAACTAGAACCTTACAATCCATTTCCAAAATAACTTTCTTGAAACCACACGGCCAAGCCAGTTGAAGACCCAAGACTGCTGCCCAGAGGTCAATTTTAAATGAAGAACACATTCTATATTAGCCATAAAACCATGTAGCACACGACCACCACCATTGATGTTTTACATTTGTCTATGGATTACATCACCAATGTACATAAGCTGAATTTCTAATTTAAAGAACAAGTTTTCCCCTACATTTGGCTTCTCTGTGGCAAGCAGGAGTCTTACTcagaatatattatatatggGTTTTATATGACTATCTACTATCTCTGCTAGCTAGCGATCTTTCATTTCTATGACATAACTGTCCGAATATTCACTTTTGGATTTTGCATCACATgtgaaattgaagttttggagattgttattgtatttttcaagTTACATCGTTTACAAGGTTAAGATGCATATTTctcaatgaaaaaacaaaacaaaaaagaacaaagaaaaaaatgagccATGAAGAAGTTCTActataatttcatgtttttaaagtatttatggctcaaaatcatttttgtaCCTTTTTGTCTTTGA is a window of Populus nigra chromosome 10, ddPopNigr1.1, whole genome shotgun sequence DNA encoding:
- the LOC133704712 gene encoding sulfate transporter 4.1, chloroplastic-like; amino-acid sequence: MERTFASSGSRDLPTISVPSSSSSSLGPSMPTRPVKIIPLQHPNTTTSPSLNPLPGALFSRWTAKVKRTTLAQWIDTFLPCCRWIRTYKWREYFQPDLMAGLTVGVMLVPQAMSYAKLAGLHPIYGLYTGFVPIFVYAIFGSSRQLAIGPVALVSLLVSNVLGGIVNSSDELYTELAILLAFMVGILECIMALLRLGWLIRFISHSVISGFTSASAIVIALSQAKYFLGYDIVRSSKIVPLIKSIISGAHKFSWPPFVMGSCILAILLVMKHLGKSRKQFRFLRAAGPLTGVVLGTLLVKMFHPSSISLVGEIPQGLPSFSFPKKFEYAKSLIPTAMLITGVAILESVGIAKALAAKNGYELDSSQELFGLGLANIMGSLFSAYPSTGSFSRSAVNNEGGAKTGLSGVVAGIIMGCSLLFLTPLFEYIPQCALAAIVVSAVMGLVDYDEAIFLWRVDKKDFVLWIITSTTTLFLGIEIGVLVGVGASLAFVIHESANPHIAVLGRLPGTTVYRNIEQYPEAYTYNGIVIVRIDAPIYFANISFIKDRLREYEVDADKSSRRGPEVEKIYFVILEMSPITYIDSSAVQALKDLHQEYNSRDIQICISNPNRDVLLTLTKAGIVELLGKERYFVRVHDAVQVCLQHVQSLSQSPKKQDPFAEDKPRIFKRLSKQREEDLSIAELESGDNKTSAPKYTKPHLEPLLSRKS